The Asterias amurensis chromosome 21, ASM3211899v1 genome has a segment encoding these proteins:
- the LOC139953134 gene encoding small COPII coat GTPase SAR1B-like, giving the protein MFIVNWFTDFLSYVGLWKKSGKLVFLGLDNAGKTTLLHMLKDGRMAQHVPTLHPTSESLSMGSLSFTTFDLGGHSQARRVWKDYLPAIDGIVFLIDAADPQRFAEAKAELDSLMTDEMVANAPIVILGNKIDMPTACSEDHIRNCFGLIQQTTGKGNVPQRDLPGRPLELFMCSVLKQQGYGDAFKWLAQYI; this is encoded by the exons ATGTTTATTGTAAATTGGTTCACAGATTTTCTTAGTTATGTTG GTCTATGGAAGAAAAGTGGCAAGCTTGTATTTCTTGGTCTAGACAATGCTGGGAAGACGACGTTACTACACATGCTGAAGGATGGCAGGAtggcacagcatgttccaacgTTACATCCAA CATCAGAATCGCTTAGCATGGGATCGTTATCATTCACAACCTTTGACCTCGGAGGTCACTCCCAGGCACGCCGAGTCTGGAAGGATTACCTACCAGCGATTGATGGAATTGTTTTCCTCATAGACGCAGCAGACCCTCAAAGATTCGCAGAGGCCAAAGCAGAACTCGAT AGTCTCATGACGGATGAGATGGTCGCGAACGCTCCCATCGTGATTCTCGGGAACAAAATTGACATGCCCACAGCTTGCAGTGAAGATCATATAAGGAATTGTTTCGGACTTATTCAACAGACAACAGGGAAG GGGAATGTACCACAAAGAGATTTGCCAGGGCGCCCTCTGGAGTTGTTCATGTGCAGCGTTTTGAAGCAACAAGGTTACGGCGACGCCTTCAAATGGTTGGCGCAGTACATATAA